The proteins below come from a single Cupriavidus pauculus genomic window:
- a CDS encoding carboxymuconolactone decarboxylase family protein, translating into MSRLPLQTLESAPEASRPFIERAIANNGYLPNLIAALSNAPVALETYLTVSGINARSSLTLAEREVVQITAAATHGCGFCVAGHTAVALKKANLPQAEVDALRAQAPVDDVRLNAVADFTRAVIRDRGAVPDADLQAFYRAGYNEQQALEVVLGVSLATLCNFGNNLAQSPLNSQLEPYRWTPPNA; encoded by the coding sequence ATGAGTCGCCTCCCCCTGCAGACTTTGGAATCGGCCCCCGAAGCAAGCCGGCCGTTCATCGAACGCGCCATCGCCAACAACGGCTATCTGCCGAACCTGATCGCCGCGCTGTCCAACGCGCCCGTGGCGCTGGAAACGTACCTGACGGTCTCGGGTATCAATGCGCGCAGTTCCCTCACGCTGGCCGAACGCGAAGTGGTGCAGATTACCGCCGCCGCGACGCATGGTTGCGGTTTCTGCGTGGCCGGGCACACCGCCGTCGCGCTGAAGAAGGCGAACCTGCCGCAGGCGGAAGTGGACGCGCTGCGTGCGCAGGCACCGGTGGACGACGTACGTTTGAACGCTGTGGCAGACTTCACCCGCGCGGTCATTCGCGACCGTGGCGCGGTGCCCGATGCCGATCTGCAAGCCTTCTATCGAGCCGGTTACAACGAGCAGCAGGCGCTGGAAGTCGTGCTCGGCGTGAGCCTGGCCACGCTCTGCAATTTCGGCAACAACCTCGCGCAGTCGCCGCTGAACAGCCAGCTCGAGCCGTATCGCTGGACGCCGCCCAACGCCTGA
- a CDS encoding AraC family transcriptional regulator — protein sequence MPQSDRADRIIHWVLNSLELETTLFHMGQYCGSWRASVAGRARAGYHLVLHGECWLHVPDREPPLRLAPGDAVFFLRDVPHHLGPSEQAEACRPEAAMQPLDRAQAGSTGLACGFFDFRPGLAEALLAPFPDYLVLRADDPSVRGTRALFDLIVAEAESGRGQAGAEPSPLIARLVELLFFYVVRELAAREDVARGLWPMLRSAEFSSLVLELIRHPEARWSVETMAERVHMSRATFCKRFAAVCGETPAAFLLLLRMKIAARLLDDRRSVAQVAERVGYGSEAAFAKAFRKTTGAWPGAWRRRTNADAPDVASVAQAA from the coding sequence ATGCCTCAGTCCGATCGCGCCGACCGTATCATCCATTGGGTCCTGAACAGTCTCGAACTCGAGACCACGCTGTTCCACATGGGTCAGTATTGCGGCAGCTGGCGCGCGTCCGTGGCGGGGCGCGCACGCGCGGGGTATCACCTCGTGCTGCATGGCGAATGCTGGCTGCATGTGCCCGACCGCGAGCCGCCATTGCGGCTGGCGCCCGGCGATGCGGTGTTCTTCCTGCGCGATGTGCCGCATCATCTGGGCCCGTCGGAGCAGGCCGAGGCGTGCCGGCCCGAGGCGGCGATGCAGCCGCTCGACCGCGCGCAGGCCGGGTCCACCGGCCTGGCCTGCGGGTTCTTCGACTTCCGTCCGGGCCTTGCCGAGGCGCTGCTGGCGCCATTCCCCGATTACCTCGTGCTGCGTGCCGACGATCCGTCGGTGCGGGGCACGCGCGCGCTGTTCGACCTCATCGTTGCCGAGGCGGAATCGGGCAGGGGGCAGGCCGGCGCCGAGCCGTCGCCGCTGATCGCGCGCCTCGTGGAGCTGCTCTTCTTCTACGTGGTGCGCGAGCTTGCCGCGCGCGAGGATGTGGCGCGCGGGCTCTGGCCGATGCTGCGCAGCGCGGAGTTCTCGTCGCTTGTGCTCGAGCTCATCCGGCATCCCGAAGCGCGCTGGTCCGTGGAGACGATGGCCGAGCGCGTCCACATGTCGCGCGCGACGTTCTGCAAGCGGTTTGCCGCGGTGTGCGGCGAGACGCCGGCCGCGTTCCTGTTGCTGCTGCGCATGAAGATCGCCGCGCGATTGCTCGACGATCGCCGCAGCGTGGCGCAGGTGGCGGAGCGCGTGGGCTACGGTTCGGAGGCCGCGTTCGCGAAGGCGTTCCGCAAGACCACGGGCGCATGGCCCGGTGCGTGGCGCCGGCGTACGAACGCCGACGCCCCCGATGTGGCGTCCGTCGCGCAGGCCGCCTGA